A portion of the Vreelandella subglaciescola genome contains these proteins:
- the mltB gene encoding lytic murein transglycosylase B, producing the protein MYKASQLRFRLQAAAMVLGALGALGVAGSAVAAPDFDPRQAGSDAAVLVDELSQQGLPRDFLVDTLSQANASQEVLDAMSGAAEFRMEWPEYRAIFMSDRRIEEGAAFMREYREALDRAQAEYGVDPEVITAIIGVETYYGRYTGKHRVLDSLATLAFEHPQRGDFFRGELAAFLRLAFEQGVDPGTLLGSYAGAMGYPQFIPTSYDAYAVDFDDDGKRDLWHNPVDAIGSVASYFSEHDWRAGEAVYQAAEGPETPPDAIALNQTSRPSVTLDEAAQAGIKPVGSGAESFAQDLERLVVPLRFAMEEGAPEYRLGGFNFYVIMRYNHSHLYAMAVAELAEAIAQKHASLDQDEEQA; encoded by the coding sequence ATGTATAAAGCCTCTCAGCTACGCTTTCGACTGCAGGCGGCGGCCATGGTGCTGGGCGCACTGGGCGCACTGGGCGTTGCCGGCAGCGCCGTTGCCGCGCCTGATTTTGATCCTCGGCAGGCGGGCTCGGATGCCGCAGTGCTGGTGGATGAGCTTAGCCAGCAAGGCCTGCCGCGTGACTTTCTCGTCGACACGCTGAGCCAGGCAAATGCCAGCCAGGAAGTGCTGGACGCCATGTCTGGTGCCGCCGAGTTTCGTATGGAATGGCCGGAGTACCGGGCTATTTTCATGTCCGATCGGCGCATTGAGGAAGGCGCCGCGTTTATGCGCGAGTATCGCGAGGCGCTGGATAGAGCGCAGGCAGAATATGGCGTGGATCCCGAAGTGATAACGGCGATTATCGGCGTGGAAACCTACTACGGACGCTATACGGGAAAGCACCGCGTGCTGGATTCGCTGGCCACGCTGGCCTTTGAGCACCCGCAGCGCGGCGACTTCTTCCGCGGCGAGCTGGCGGCGTTTTTGCGCCTTGCCTTCGAGCAGGGCGTCGACCCCGGCACGCTGCTGGGTTCTTATGCCGGTGCCATGGGCTACCCGCAGTTTATTCCTACCAGCTACGACGCTTATGCGGTCGACTTTGACGACGACGGCAAGCGCGATCTGTGGCACAACCCGGTGGATGCCATTGGTAGCGTAGCCAGCTATTTTTCCGAGCACGACTGGCGTGCCGGCGAGGCCGTTTACCAGGCGGCAGAAGGGCCGGAAACGCCGCCTGACGCCATCGCGCTGAATCAAACCTCGCGGCCGTCGGTGACGCTTGATGAGGCAGCGCAAGCCGGTATCAAGCCGGTTGGAAGCGGTGCTGAGTCATTTGCTCAGGACCTTGAGCGCCTTGTGGTGCCGCTGCGTTTTGCCATGGAGGAGGGCGCGCCCGAATACCGGCTGGGCGGGTTCAATTTTTACGTGATCATGCGCTATAACCACAGCCACCTTTACGCCATGGCAGTGGCCGAGCTGGCCGAGGCTATTGCGCAAAAGCACGCGTCACTCGATCAAGATGAGGAGCAGGCATGA
- a CDS encoding septal ring lytic transglycosylase RlpA family protein, protein MTWPVVTPRTLLCTGIACTLLTLAGCASQSAAPPTPESATEAPAKKAATGGGNTDDDASGGGRYAMSADAYPLDPPDVSDVPDAIPRKEPLSRAGNRSTYSVWGKSYRVLPDAKGYNETGTASWYGKKFHGYATSSGEIYDMYEMSAAHRSLPLPTFARVTRVGTNKSVIVRVNDRGPFHSERVIDLSYAAASRLGLTDHGTGRVNVEAIDPDQWLARHGNVSSGERPPRAIARKDVPSSDVSSNDVTQPAAAPEAPAGQAEPAASDSGTYWQVAALESRQGAVKLKRRLQGELSHAVRIAEADGMYRVQVGPVGSVSGEAALRDTLRRAGFPQAFIVR, encoded by the coding sequence ATGACATGGCCCGTCGTTACGCCCCGCACGCTGTTGTGTACAGGTATTGCCTGCACGCTGCTGACGCTTGCCGGCTGTGCCAGTCAGAGCGCTGCGCCGCCGACGCCTGAAAGCGCTACCGAAGCGCCCGCGAAAAAGGCCGCGACGGGGGGTGGCAACACCGATGATGATGCCTCGGGCGGCGGGCGCTATGCCATGAGCGCCGACGCCTATCCGCTTGATCCGCCTGACGTATCTGACGTGCCCGACGCCATACCGCGCAAGGAGCCGTTGTCCCGGGCGGGCAATCGTTCCACCTACTCGGTGTGGGGGAAAAGCTACCGGGTACTGCCTGATGCCAAGGGCTATAACGAAACCGGCACGGCGTCCTGGTATGGCAAAAAATTTCATGGCTATGCCACGTCCAGCGGTGAAATTTACGATATGTACGAGATGAGCGCGGCGCACCGTTCACTACCGCTGCCCACCTTTGCCCGTGTCACGCGGGTAGGCACCAACAAGTCAGTGATTGTACGGGTCAATGACCGTGGGCCTTTTCATAGCGAGCGGGTGATTGACCTGTCTTACGCCGCGGCCTCACGGCTTGGGCTGACCGACCACGGTACGGGGCGCGTCAACGTGGAAGCCATTGACCCGGACCAGTGGCTGGCCCGGCACGGCAACGTGTCATCGGGTGAGAGGCCACCCCGCGCCATCGCGCGCAAGGATGTACCCAGCAGTGACGTATCAAGCAATGACGTCACACAGCCTGCGGCAGCGCCTGAAGCACCGGCAGGTCAGGCTGAGCCGGCCGCGTCAGATAGCGGCACCTATTGGCAGGTAGCGGCGCTGGAAAGCCGGCAGGGCGCCGTGAAACTGAAGCGTCGCCTGCAAGGCGAGCTGAGCCACGCGGTGCGGATTGCCGAAGCCGATGGCATGTATCGGGTGCAGGTCGGGCCGGTTGGCTCGGTCTCCGGCGAAGCCGCCCTGCGCGACACTTTGCGCCGCGCAGGCTTTCCCCAGGCGTTTATCGTGCGATAA
- a CDS encoding D-alanyl-D-alanine carboxypeptidase family protein encodes MGQSLRLFSLRTFVGAALFSAALVSVGTLTSMPANAQTIPQPQTIIPSAPQLAANSWILMDANSGHILAQNNADERLPPASLTKLMTAYLAERELDRGSLSPDDKVNVSEKAWRTGGSKMFIEVGSQVPVEKLLHGIVIVSGNDASVAMAEHIAGGEAQFADLMNQHAARLGMENTHFENATGLPVEGHYSSAHDLARLAQHIINDYPEHYKMYSERDFAYGGIEQSNRNRLLWRDPSADGLKTGWTEAAGYCLVSSAKREDMRLVAVVMGTKSEEARVQESQKLLSYGFRFYETKHLYERGAVLANPRIWGGDINEVRVGVDKEVFMTLPRNRNEELRARINLKSDMSAPISVGDDVGTLDVTLGDKVVGTRTLVALEDVEEGGFFKRLMDQVQRFFSGLFSRFTD; translated from the coding sequence ATGGGGCAGTCTTTACGCCTGTTCTCTTTACGTACCTTTGTCGGTGCTGCCCTGTTTTCGGCTGCATTGGTGTCGGTTGGCACACTGACATCCATGCCGGCAAACGCGCAGACCATTCCGCAGCCGCAAACCATTATTCCCTCCGCGCCGCAGCTGGCGGCCAATTCATGGATTCTCATGGACGCCAACAGCGGCCATATTCTGGCGCAAAACAACGCCGATGAGCGCTTGCCGCCGGCCAGTCTGACCAAGCTGATGACGGCGTATCTCGCCGAGCGTGAGCTGGATCGCGGCTCGCTCAGTCCGGATGACAAGGTCAACGTCAGCGAAAAGGCCTGGCGTACCGGCGGCTCCAAGATGTTTATTGAAGTGGGCAGTCAGGTGCCCGTGGAAAAACTGCTGCACGGCATCGTCATCGTCTCGGGCAACGATGCCAGCGTGGCCATGGCGGAACATATTGCCGGCGGTGAGGCGCAGTTTGCCGACCTGATGAACCAGCACGCGGCTCGTCTGGGCATGGAAAACACCCACTTTGAAAATGCCACCGGCCTGCCGGTGGAGGGGCACTATTCAAGCGCACATGATTTGGCGCGGCTGGCCCAGCATATTATCAACGACTACCCCGAACACTATAAAATGTACTCCGAGCGCGATTTTGCCTATGGCGGCATCGAGCAGTCCAACCGTAACCGCCTGCTGTGGCGCGACCCTTCCGCTGACGGGCTGAAAACCGGCTGGACCGAGGCGGCGGGCTATTGCCTGGTATCGTCGGCCAAGCGCGAGGATATGCGGCTGGTTGCGGTGGTCATGGGAACAAAATCAGAAGAAGCCCGGGTTCAGGAATCGCAAAAGCTGCTCAGCTACGGTTTTCGCTTTTATGAAACCAAGCACCTCTACGAGCGCGGTGCCGTGCTCGCGAATCCGCGGATCTGGGGCGGCGACATCAACGAAGTGCGCGTTGGCGTCGACAAGGAAGTCTTCATGACGCTGCCGCGCAACCGCAACGAAGAGCTGCGCGCCCGGATTAATTTGAAAAGTGACATGAGCGCCCCCATTTCGGTAGGCGATGACGTCGGCACGCTTGACGTCACGCTGGGCGACAAGGTGGTCGGTACACGCACGCTGGTGGCGCTTGAAGACGTCGAAGAAGGCGGGTTCTTCAAGCGCCTGATGGATCAGGTGCAGCGCTTTTTCAGCGGCTTGTTTAGCCGCTTTACCGACTAA
- a CDS encoding HP0495 family protein — protein MQPSGTKSFRDLRQTGGKTPPKITFPCDYPIKVVGDAADDFSAAVCQVVERHAPDFNAANIQVIDSRNGRFQSVRLTIRATGEQQINQLFVDLKATGRVHMVV, from the coding sequence ATGCAGCCAAGCGGCACCAAATCATTTCGTGATTTACGCCAGACAGGGGGCAAAACGCCCCCCAAAATCACCTTCCCGTGCGACTACCCCATCAAGGTGGTCGGCGATGCGGCGGACGACTTTTCCGCAGCGGTGTGTCAGGTCGTCGAGCGCCACGCGCCCGACTTCAACGCCGCCAATATTCAGGTGATCGACAGCCGCAACGGTCGCTTTCAGTCGGTGCGTTTGACCATTCGCGCCACCGGCGAGCAGCAGATCAACCAGCTGTTCGTTGATCTGAAAGCCACCGGTCGCGTTCATATGGTGGTGTAG
- the lipB gene encoding lipoyl(octanoyl) transferase LipB: MSDSTGIALHRLGLRSYLPVWEAMRELTDTRDAQTPDQFWLVEHEPVFTQGQAGKPEHVLMPGDIPVVQTDRGGQVTYHGPGQVVLYPLLDVRRAKWGVRDLVTAMENAVIDVLAGYGISARARPDAPGVYVTHNGGEGGEDEAKIASLGLRIRRGASFHGVALNVDCDLEPFSRINPCGYAGLPMARMSALTERRVSVAEVGEQLAQALAARLERTLVTRE, from the coding sequence GTGAGTGACTCCACCGGGATTGCGCTGCACCGTTTGGGCCTGCGTTCTTACCTGCCCGTGTGGGAAGCCATGCGCGAACTGACTGATACGCGCGACGCGCAAACGCCGGATCAGTTCTGGCTGGTGGAACACGAGCCGGTGTTTACCCAGGGGCAGGCGGGCAAGCCCGAGCATGTGTTGATGCCCGGCGATATTCCCGTGGTGCAGACCGACCGCGGCGGTCAGGTCACCTACCATGGCCCCGGCCAGGTGGTGCTGTATCCGCTGTTGGACGTGCGCCGCGCCAAATGGGGCGTACGCGACCTGGTGACGGCGATGGAAAATGCGGTGATCGACGTGCTGGCGGGCTACGGCATTAGCGCCCGCGCGCGGCCGGATGCGCCGGGCGTTTATGTGACCCATAACGGCGGTGAAGGTGGCGAAGACGAGGCCAAGATTGCCTCGCTGGGGCTGCGTATTCGTCGCGGCGCGAGTTTTCACGGCGTGGCGCTGAATGTTGACTGCGACCTGGAACCGTTTTCGCGGATTAATCCCTGCGGCTATGCGGGCCTGCCGATGGCGCGAATGTCAGCGTTGACCGAGCGTCGCGTGAGCGTCGCTGAGGTGGGCGAGCAGCTGGCGCAAGCGCTGGCAGCGCGGCTCGAACGCACGCTTGTGACCCGGGAATAA
- the lipA gene encoding lipoyl synthase has translation MSNDTSQRVQSGAKFRNERGTSVIKDGIKQRKAQPAAPAAETASTSQPLERKPKWLRARIPGGERFEAVKKNVANHGLSTVCAESHCPNMGECWSNGTATIMLMGAVCTRACRFCAVDTGNPQGWLDTDEPENTAKSVELMGLRYIVLTSVDRDDLDDGGAGHYASCIRAIKARTPEVVVEALTPDFDADPAAIERVADSGLEVFAQNVETVERLTGRVRDPRAGYRKTLDVLAHAKRYRPDVITKTSLMLGLGETDEEILQTFDDLREIGVDIVTLGQYLRPTKNHLPVERWVTPEEFDRYRVLGLEKGFMEVPSGPLVRSSYRADRVFEKNNLGLASPAAVPGQETADNANLIAVENVG, from the coding sequence ATGAGCAACGATACCTCGCAGCGCGTGCAAAGCGGCGCAAAGTTCCGCAACGAACGCGGCACGTCTGTCATCAAGGACGGGATCAAACAGCGTAAGGCTCAGCCGGCAGCGCCCGCCGCTGAAACGGCGTCTACAAGCCAGCCGCTGGAGCGCAAGCCAAAATGGCTGCGTGCCCGGATTCCCGGCGGCGAGCGTTTTGAAGCGGTCAAGAAAAACGTCGCCAACCACGGTTTGAGCACCGTGTGTGCCGAGTCGCACTGCCCTAACATGGGCGAGTGCTGGAGCAACGGCACCGCCACCATCATGCTGATGGGCGCGGTCTGTACCCGCGCCTGCCGTTTCTGCGCGGTGGATACCGGCAACCCTCAGGGCTGGCTGGATACCGACGAGCCGGAAAACACCGCCAAGTCGGTCGAGCTGATGGGGCTTCGCTATATCGTCCTGACCTCGGTTGACCGCGACGACCTCGACGACGGCGGCGCCGGCCACTACGCCAGCTGCATCCGTGCGATCAAGGCGCGCACGCCCGAGGTCGTGGTGGAAGCGCTGACCCCCGATTTTGACGCCGATCCAGCGGCTATCGAGCGGGTCGCGGATTCCGGCCTTGAGGTGTTTGCCCAGAACGTCGAAACCGTTGAGCGCCTGACCGGCCGCGTGCGCGACCCGCGCGCAGGCTATCGTAAAACCCTGGACGTACTCGCCCACGCCAAGCGCTACCGCCCTGACGTCATCACCAAAACCAGCCTGATGCTGGGGCTGGGTGAGACCGACGAAGAAATCCTGCAGACGTTTGATGACCTGCGCGAGATCGGCGTGGATATCGTCACCCTCGGCCAGTACCTGCGCCCGACCAAAAACCACCTGCCGGTGGAGCGCTGGGTTACGCCCGAGGAGTTTGACCGCTACCGCGTATTGGGGCTGGAAAAAGGCTTCATGGAAGTGCCGTCGGGCCCTCTGGTGCGCTCCAGCTACCGTGCTGACCGCGTATTCGAGAAAAATAACCTGGGGCTGGCCTCGCCCGCCGCAGTGCCCGGCCAGGAAACCGCCGATAACGCCAACCTGATTGCGGTCGAGAACGTCGGCTAA